The stretch of DNA TAAAAGCATCTTAGGCGTTTAAAGACGCTTTAAAAGGAGCTAACATGTCATCCAAACTAGTTGTTGTTGCCGATTTGCAACATTTTAAACTCTTTCGTATTAAAGCAGACCCTATGGGCAGAGAGTCGCTTGAATGTCTTTTAAGTAGTGATAGCCTTGATATTCACCTCAAACCAAGTGAAAAACTCTCCGATCGTTTAGGGCATTGTGAAACAGCATGGGGACGCCAAGGCTCAGGTGAAAATCATAACATGGCCGAAGAAGAAGAGCAAAAGCGTATTCGCGAACTGGTATTGCAAATTTCTGAAGCTCTTTTAAAATATGACCATGATGAATGGTACTTCGCAGCACCTAAGTCTATTAATCAGCCGATTGTTGGGCATTTGAATTCTGCAATTAAGACAAGTATGACGCAAAATCTAACGTTAGATTTGACCAAAACCCCAACAGATGCCATACTAGGGCATTTTGCCCAATAATCTTGTATACGCATGAATCACAATAGCAGAGGCTTCTTTGTTATTGTGATTATTAAAGATGGCTTTTTATAAAAGGAGTCACTATGTCAGCGCTCGCATGGCTTTCTCAAAAGCTAGATGATGGCAGAATTGCGTGTGAAGCATGTCATCACCATTGTAAACTTCA from Sulfurospirillum oryzae encodes:
- a CDS encoding host attachment protein; the protein is MSSKLVVVADLQHFKLFRIKADPMGRESLECLLSSDSLDIHLKPSEKLSDRLGHCETAWGRQGSGENHNMAEEEEQKRIRELVLQISEALLKYDHDEWYFAAPKSINQPIVGHLNSAIKTSMTQNLTLDLTKTPTDAILGHFAQ